The segment TCTCGTCAACCTCGGCCCTTGAAGCTGCGGAGCGAGGGGACCGCCGTAAGGGGCAAATTACAtttgcgcagagtcagcggcacagacgacgcactgcagattattgaggtaattctttttttccccagcccgctacacgttgcgtgaaaagaaaacaggccaagtactcgtcacaatccctatcgcagcatgcagcgccgctgactctgcgaaGGTGTAATTTGCCCCTAAACGCTCTACTGCGTCACCTTTGTGCCAGGCGCCTGCTTCACCTGTTCTGTCTGCAGCAgagaatattgctatttcatatgtaacgtccgtcgcgatataaccttcgtgattgaaaacgacgttaaacaccaaataaataaagaaagaaagatatgtaacgtggatttccattggtcaaatgggcaaaactgagctcattgtaaaagtgatatcgacgacatttccgtcgatatcagttttgatatcgacgacctctgtattgcttccccacttcaaaaacaaaaacacctaaatttaaaaacaaacaaatatatatgaaaatgtaattatctcagaatttagttgagcaagtgaataaagactttttgaaagaaaagacattttgaaatactgaaaagtacaagaaaagagtgaacaaaaagaaataataatcagagggagggatatggaacagccaaaactgagacaaatacttttgtaatttctttacagaaaatacaaaatgtccagagaattagcaatatatctaacattgactgactgtgtgatgatatcttctgctattggtctgtttcgacagtgatatcaacaTCTCCACCTccagtctcgattttgatatcactgtctcaacagaccatagcagaagatatcatcacacagtccgtcaatattgggtattattaccaattcagtgccccatatggctttttgaccaatcaggacggattctaggtgaccctctaaatgttataacgttcaggcagggaccctttttgtttatcacgctaaaaattaacaagacaaagtaaaaatgtaattcaacaatatcagcgtgatttattctaaagaatgacacttcaaatgctgtcaggtaatactctctttatctaaaaaaaaaaataccgaaaagcgagttttgtcggtgggtgcgtaacggaacagcaaggcaacgcccatcgtctgagtgtgcaatgccgaccgctcacttgaaatctaaatgatcaaagttcggaaaaatcaagtgaaattgtgccactcgctttacatttgaaatgtatctttacgtcatttcccatccgtctggagtcggttctaaatctgtcgctctctgttcaacgagaaacagcgaagcaaccgaaacgcatgttcaacatgatttatcttgtgagattgttgtgtgtcaaaggcatttgacctgttaATATTCATCaagtcaggtgtgttactctgattggctgactcaagtcacgagaattctttgactttctttctttctttctttctttgcttaacgcccagccgaccacgaatggccatatcagggcggtgctgctttgacatataacgtgcgccacacacaagacagaagtcgcagcaaagacttcatgtctcacccagtcacattattctgacaccggaccaaccagtcctagcactaaccccataatgccagacgccaggcggagcagccactagattgccaattttaaagtctaaggtatgacccggccggggttcgaacccacgacctcccaatcacgaggcggacgccttaccactaggccaaccgcgccggtaattctttgactgacaggcataatcttgtagaagcgctcaagttcccattgtggctgttctgtctaattcgcggggttgcttcgaaatttcttttggtcgaattaaatggtaataaaaccgttatttctaatatgctgactgttagcaaatgataacagacatgtctcacaaacgatatcagcattcgcctaaaaggctcatgcttgatatcttttttctcgacatgtcttgttatcatttgctaacagtcagcaaattagaaataactcatactgTCGTTCGAGGATCGGACTCTTCAGCCACACAAAACGCTGCAGCACATCCACAGACTGACACAGGGCGCATCAAGCATCATCTCGCGAGGCTACGCTTTACCTATAATGATGAGTGGTAAACTCCACCTTccaggcacacaaaaacatgcTTTTTCTTCCCTTTGAGAACCTTACATTTTTGAGAAAGAAGGGTACTGACATCCTGTGAAAATGGGAAAATTGTGTTATTTTACTCAGTATCTAAAAACCGATGGATCGAATTTCCAGTTAATGTGTTTAGTTCTGTATCTTATTAAATGCTCCCTTAATTAACTGTTCGTGTTTTCTGATGCTTCAAATAGACACATTTGACAATGTCTTTTGACAAGGCAAGAATCATATCGTGTTATTGATCTTATAATCTCTATTCATAAACGCACATTCAAAAGACGcacgctcccatggggtcgccttcacgcggcgggagtgtttccacagagctaccccacccctttacttctcttcttttgtcttatttctgccttaccagtcctttcacctatatttccttccaagaaaactctccctactattccctgcagatttccaattcttttcttgttgtcttatttctatctgactggatccatcacctttatttcacttaccaaaagtcttcttttccacatccttatttctctgcaccccgcatgtcgtaagaggcgactaacggattatgtttctccttttacccttgtttagtggttcttgtatagaatatagtcaatgtttgtaaagattttagtcaagcagtatgtaagaaatgttaagtcctttgtactggaaacttgcattctcccagtaaggtcatatattgtactacgttgcaagcccctggagcaatttttttattagtgcttttgtgaacaagaaacacttaacaagtggctctatcccatctcccccctttcccctatcccatctcccccctttccctcgtcgcgatataaccttcgtggttgaaaacgacgttaaacaccaaataaagaaagaaagaaaagacgcACCAAACAGGAGGCCTATTCTTATATTCACAAATTGCTTCAGTGAGCGACGATgctgtgttggtgttgttgttctcattcaaaatgtctgtctttttgtctgtatgCATATCTTGCTGTctctaacacatacacatagtCTTTCTCGCTCTGTCTATcattctctgtcactctctctgtctgtctgtgcctgtctctctctctctctctctctctctctctctctctctctctctctctctctctctctctcttatttgtGAAGTTTTGACAAATAACTCAAATAACAAAGTTCGTAGGAAGTGCAAGCTTGTTCGACAATGCCTGTCGGGCGGGAGAGGGGTGGCTTTGTGAAACAAGGATGTGTCTTCCTCGTCAATCTATGTAGAGTATTCAGTTGTCTTCGTACTAAACCAACCCCTGCGTACTATATAATACGGAACCTAACTTGAAATAAAGCTGACAACTGGAAATATGCCCATAATTTTGTATTCCTTTGGGTCTTgcttgttgttgggttttttttgttttttttttttggggggggggggttgtttttAGAGTCTTGCTTGTTTTTGTTACATGATACTTACAATGAAAACACCTCATTTAAAACAGATGTTCTCTCTCAACAATGATAGGGCTTTTGATCAACGTAGAAACTTTGTCCCTTACACAACTCTATACTCAGGGGCGGATCCTGGATTTTTTCTTGGGATTTCCGTAGCGCAGGAAAATTCTgctcgattttgttttctttccccgGAGCCACCTCTTCGTTTCTCTTGCATACGCACTGTCCTCGGAACTCTCGTcaaattgccggaaatccgatttACTGTGTGGTCAGTGCACTCATTGACACAGATTCTTTGTGGACAAACGGCGCGCGGCAGATGTAGCTCTATTTTCTCGTGCTGGCAACGCGAATTTTacctctgtggccttctactataCCAAGGCTTGGTCTActggagacggatgttcggctttaagTACTATACAGAGCGTGCGCGAAGACAATATCAACCAAAGCGTCATAATTAAGAAGCTGTCAGAAAGTGGCATCTTCATTGACTGGCAATCAAGCGGAAAATGTCAATCGTCGTAAGAGGTCTTCAGAAAGTGACATCTTTATTCACTTGTAATCAGGTGGACTAAAATGTCCCCTCACCATGAAGCCGATATCGAGTTCTCTTGATTGAGGGGTTTTGAAGGAAATCGTGTGTGATTTCTTCTCTGAATGTCCTTTGTCATGTAGCACAAAGCGTCAATCCGATTAAGATTCCAACTCAAAAATAAAGATCTAGAAATGTAGAagactctttgtgtgtgtgtgtgtgtgtgtgtgtgtgtgtgtgtgtgtgtgtgtgtgtgtgtgtgtgtgtcatttgtgtgtgtatctgtgtctgtgtgtctgtgagtgtgtgtgtgtgtgtgtgtgcgtgtgtgtgtgtgtctgtctgtctgtctatctatctgtctatctgtctatttgtctgtttgtcttggtgtgcttgcgtgcgtctgtgtgaccttgcacgtgcgtgcgtttgtacgtattgatctgtctgtctgtctgtctgtctgtctcccagTGATACCCTGACACTGACAAAGGCCACCAGCCCAAACGCATGGatggggacgggggggggggggggggtggtgttcaTGCAACAGTCGAAAAGGTTGAATATGACATATCCAGTTCCACAACCGTACCTTTTGCTCAACTGACGCATTCAGCAATAGAAGAACAAACCTTTCTGAATTTCTTCAGTTGAATCATAATTTATGGCATGAACATTTTAAGCGTATGACTTCTACACACAATATATGCGACGACGAAGCAGGCAAAGAAGTATAAATGTTGTAATATCTATGAAACAACCCTTTAATAGAGTCCAAAAACCAACGGATTCGCACTATGAATCACAgaatagttaaaaaaaaaatggacatTGAAGTTATTAAATAGATTCTCCACAAATAAAGCTTTAGGTTTAAAAGAGCGCCTTTTCACAAAACAATGAATCAATGGATTCAAACACCAAATTAcagcatcaaaacaaaaaacatggcATCGATATGTTAGAATATCTGAATATATATTCCCCAAATCAAACGCTGGAGGTTTACATGACAGTGCATTACTTCCTGTAAGATCATTTTatcacatcatcatcatcagtcccCTGACTGTGGCAGTCGTTGGGGGGAACATGAGgactgagaagaagaaaaacggtTTTTCTTTTAAACCTTCTCCAGGCTGTTCTATCAGGGGCTGTCGCCACGAGGTCAGGGAAGCTCGATCAGCTACGTCCATTCCTTGACGTTGTCGGACCAACTCTACATTTTATCTACCACTGAACAAAACAACCGGATGACTTCCAGCCTTAACTCTTCTGCAACCTgataatgctgcgtcgctcacaagaaataacggttttaggtgtgacgaaaaaaagaacagggcctgagtacggtgataaatacaagacttaatttacaaccatttgaacaatacatacatcccccgtggctgcccgcataacgaaatcgtttttctcatgttttgaacttgccagtgttacatagtcgtgcttatttggaatgtgacgtcctgttcttcgtcagtcacacctatctcgaaaactaagcgtcgcacagaaccagcgcccttccagcCTTAACTCTTCTGCAACCTGATATTAATTGGGCAAAGACTGCTACACGAtgctcgctgcacaaagctttggtaCTAGATGTTCGGTTAAAAACAACTTTGCTAAGTCTTCGTGAAGTTGACATCGGCATGCACGCCGTTTACAAGTTTGGTCTCGTCATTCGTCGTAAAATGGCGAGCTGCGAACAAACTGCATCCTGAGCTTTGTCAGCGCACTTGTTGTGCTGGCATTGTATTTCCAGTAGAAAGGACCGTCCGTGAAGAACGAGTACCCGGAACAGTCAGTGCCGTACCAGCCAGGCACCCCTCTAGCAGTGTAACACCCGTTGGTGTCAAACCCGTCAGCGCTAAACTTCATCGGCGGAGAAAACGCAAGCCCGTCGATGTAGGGCAGTTTAGGGTCGTACTGATCGTAGCCGATGACATAAGCAGTAGCCTCTGGTCCAATTGTGAAATTCCAGTAATTGAGAGATTTGCGAACGTTGAAGTTCAGCTGGTAGTCTGCCTGAAAGGTGAACTGATGAAGTTTTTCCAGGCCAGCAAAATAGTTCAAGCTCAGCGGGTCAGTGCCAATGCCTTGGTCCCTCAGTGTGATGTAGTTCTTGTTGAAGTTGGAGGTGTCGGTTCTCTGTAGCAGATATGTGACTCCACCCCAACGAAATTGGCACCAAACCTTGGAAGATACAATTAGATTCGACAAAGATCTTGCGATGGGCTTtgtacacagagaaagacagacacacagacacacacacacatacacacacatacacacacacatacacacacacacacacacacacgcacgcacgcacacacacacacacacgcacacacacacacacacacacacacacacacacacacacgcgcgcgcgcgcgcgcgaagaAAAATACATCGTTGATTTACCGGGTAAGGAGCAGGTGTTCCAACAGGTTGGATCATGTACGTTACGTCCTCTGGTCCGATGAATCCTCGCTCGTAGAGTTCTGAACAGTCTGTGGAATTAACGAGACAAAACTCTGACTATTGGATAAGGTAGaatagaaaaacaaaatgaaaaaacaacagcaaccgGTTTAGAGGTAAATTCTTTATCCAATTTTCGTCAGACAGGATGGTAAGGATAAGTTAAAAATGATGGCACGTGATGTACAGTTAAGGCGAAACAGTAAATTGAGCAAAGGTTAGGTCATTTTTGTTTTACCCGTCAGGATTATAGATTAAGcatacttcttcttcgttcatggactgagactcccacggtttttacatgaatgaccgtttttaacccgcTATTTAGGCatccatacgccgcttttgggggatgcatgctgggtatttttgtgtttctatcgAACCGAcattgattacaggatcttttccgtgcgcctTGATCTTGCGCTTTCGTTGCACATCAGTTGACCTAAGAGATCGGAACAATGTCCACCCTTAACCCTCCAGGCGCgcccgggattcgaacccacgaccctCTGCTAGGTAGGCCGGCGTCTTAtaccacacaacaaaacaagaaagttgagttatttcaacttttatttttttttacaaagcaCGGCATTTACAGCTACATCGAGCCAATGATCTTTGCAGTGTACAGACAAATAACATGGCGAGCAGAACACTACTCAcaagttccccccccccccctttttttagcTAAAGTTGATGGTAATGAAACAACTTCAAATGGCAAGCAGGACTACTTATATTGCGCTGGAGTTCCAGAGGTTTCATAATCGTACTTGTCATCAAAACATACACATCCCCTTTGCAtctctaaggccaaaaaaaaaaataggtctgtttacggtaacccgaccgaccctatttttttcgcgcgaccctagacttttttttggcatttggggaaaaaaaaaatcttttggtttttttttgtaaaataacgtaaaaatatggttttttggaaaaaaaataaaaaatcccgacctaccgaccctatttttttggcctatgttaccgtaaacagacctatttttttttttggcctaatgattGTACCTCTGATCCGCCGGTGACATGATCTTCCGCCATACTCAATGGTGCAGTTGCAGTGATCTCCGTTGGGAGTCCCGCCATTTTGACACACAAGCTCTGTTGTCGTCGcctctgctgttgttgttgtagtcgCCTCGTGTATTGTTGTAGTCGCCTTAGGAGATTGTGTGGTCGGTTCCGATGTTGCTGTGGTCGCCTTAGATGTTGTGGTTGTCGCTTCAGTTATAGTAGTTGTCGCCTCAGATAATGTGGTTGTCGCTTCCGTTGTAGTGATTGTTTCCTCAGATGTCGTGGTTGTCGCTTCAGTTGTAGTGGTTGTCGCCTCAGATGTTGTGGTTGTCGCTTCAGTTGTAGTGGTTGTCGCCTCAGATGTTGTGGTTGTCGCTTCAGTTGTAGTGGTTGTCGCCTCAGATGGTGTGGTCGCCTCAGTCAACGTCGCCATTACCGGAATGTTGATCATCTTTGACATGAGAGAGGAAAACAAAAGGATAAATATCACTGTTGAACACGAAAAAAGTAGAAGCTGTGCTTTACTCTTCTCTCCTCTACTCTCCTCTACTCTCCTCTAGTCTCCTCTACTCTACTCCACTCTACTCTCCTATTCTCTACTCTACTCTTCTCTCCTCTACTCTCCTCTACTCTTCTCTACGCTACTCTGGTCTACTGTACTgaactgtactgtactgtactgcacTGTGCTCTGCTCTACTTTGCTCTGCTCTGCTCTACTCTACTCTTctctactctactctactctactctGCTCTGctctactctactctactctactctattctactctactctactctaactctactctactctactctaTTCTTTTGTACTCaagtgtatgtatatatgtgatTATTTTCCCATTTGTTTGGTTATTTATAATCTGTATTATTCAAGGTAACATTCAGTGATCCTTTCAGTCTGCACTCACAAAAGAAAACCCAGCATAGCCTGGCTCGTTACAGTCATATTAAAATGCCAggacgctttttttttaatggaacaAAGTAATGTCTGTTGAAGACATTTGAAGTGACGCTTTGGGTAATTCAGTGAAACTCCTAGTGCATGTGTAGACAAAGATGGGGAAAAAACATTGAGAGTTGGTCATTTTTATAACCAAGGGAAATCAAtccaatcaatgaggcttatatcgcgcatattccgtgggtacagttctaggcgctctgcagtgattccgtgtgagatgaaattttatacggccagtagattgcagccatttcggcgcatatttacctttcacggcctattattccaagtcacacgggtataggtagacaattattaactgtgccaaagcaattttgccaggaaagacccttttgtcaatcgtgggatctttaacgtgcacacccaatgtagtgtacacgggggggagttcggacaccgaagagagtctgcacacaaagttgactctgaaataaatttctgccgaacctgggatcgaactcacgctgacagcggccaactgaatacaaatccagcgcgctaccaactgagctatatccccgcccaaatgTATGTGACAATATAGAAGAACGTCGAAAAATGacattagttagttagttagttacggttgttgctttttgggtccagcggaccatataggccaaatcaggaccccacaagtttaacattacacatattTAAATGAAACCCATTTTACTAAACACACAGGGGCGGACGgagggggggcacagggggcacgtgcccccccccccccccccccgaaaaaaaaagaaaaaaaaaagaagaagaaaaaaaaaagatttttctatgctgattctatgaccatttctaagttcaaatggcaccagatggcaccattttgcttctttgggcaaaaaaaaatttccgggggggcatgcccccggacccccctagcaaattcgggcgcttcgcgcccatcacattcactttcgattcaaagtgccccccccccccccttacaaagcaactgatccgcccctgacacagttaggaacgtcacccgaagggAACATAAAAGCTCAATCGAAACCCTACGTGTCAAGGAGAAAAAGACATGAACATGAAGTAAAAATACATAAGCAAATATACAcggaaacaaacagacagacagacaaagaaatacCTACACAAGAACACAAAGATCAgcatgacatttaaaaaaaatttaaaaaaattaaaagctaACCAGAAATCGGTTCAAGACATAACTACGATGCCTAACAAAGAAGTTGAGATACAAAGCATCACTGTCAAGAAAACAACGATGACAACAACGATGACGTTGTAGGTAACGACCGCGACGACGACTATAAaagcaacacaacaacaacaattcaacaacaacgccaacaacagcaacaacaacacaatagtAGGAGTACATAAACAACGATGACAACAACGATGACGTTGTAGGTAACGACCGCGACGACGACTATAAAAGCAACACAACAAcgccaacaacagcaacaacaacacaatagtAGGAGTACATAAACAACGATGACAACATCGACCGCGACGACGACTATAAaagcaacacaacaacaacaattcaacaacaacgccaacaacagcaacaacaacacaatagtAGGAGTACATAAACAACGATGACAACAACGATGACGTTGTAGGTAACGACCGCGACGACGACTATAAaagcaacacaacaacaacaattcaacaacaacgccaacaacagcaacaacaacacaatagtAGGAGTACATAAACAACGATGACAACAACGATGACGTTGTAGGTAACGACCGCGACGACGACTATAAAAGCAACACAACAAcgccaacaacagcaacaacaacacaatagtAGGAGTACATAAACAACGATACCTTAACAACAATTCACAAGTTTCATAAACACCAAAGCAAAAACAAcagcacaaaaacacacaaaaagagtgCACAAATAATGACGTAAGAGAACCTTAAAACAAGCACGCAAAGCGATCTTGaaacgccaacaacaacaacaacaacaacaacaacaacaacaacaacatcgatGTCGACGACATTGCATAAAGCAGTGCGCAAGGAAAGAAGACGCTTTGGGAAAAAACGTTACAAGAGTGACAATCCATACCTTTTGGACGTGAAAGCATAGCGGTGACGAGGAATTGGTCAAGCTGTCACATCCACCCGTAGGAACACTGTCCATAACTTTGCATGTGGCTTCTCTAGAGATTCCAGTCGGGCAAATGTTCACACCAAAGCACTCAGACCTTTGTGAGCACTGCTGAATGCAATCAAGTGGTGAACGACATGAGGCTATGTCGAGAAAAGCGTCATTTTGAGTTACCAGCCCTCTAGGACACCTAAGAAAGTTTCGATCCTGTATTCCATTTGCAGGTACCGCAGAGATGTAGAGTCCAAAGAAGACCGTGAAGAGGAATCCGACAAATTCTTTCATTTTAACGACGATGCTTTAGCTCATCTAGAAATTAATTCACAACGGTGAGACAGATGTTGACACTTGTGTACACACACCGAAATATGTTGCCGTCTAAAATCATTCACACATGTGCTTATTATTTCTTTACTGTCTCCTTGTAAAAACACGTATTATATGCGCAAGCACTTGCGCGTGCACGCCTCACAACAGGGGCAATAAAGTTCGACTTTCCAAAATAAATAGCAGTTTTCTTGAACAACAGattccttttttatatttagtcaagttttgactaaatattttaacatcgagggggaatcgaaacgagggtatggtgtatgtgtgtctgtgcgtgtgtgtgtgtgtgtagagcgattcagactaaactactggaccgatctttatgaaatttgacatgagagttcctgggtatgaaatccccgaacgtttttttcatttttttgataaatgtctttgatgacgtcatatccggcttttcgtgaaagttgaggcggcactgtcacgccctcatttttcaaccaaattggttgaaattttggtcaagtaatcttcgacgaagcccggggttcggtattgcatttcagcttggtggcttaaaaattaattaatgactttggtcattaaaaatctgaaaattgtaaaaaaaaatacaaatttataaaacgatccaaatttacgtttatcttattctccatcatttgctgattccaaaaacatataaatatgttatattcggattaaaaacaagctctgaaaattaaatatataaaaattattatcaaattttttttttcgaaatcgttttaaaaacactttcatcttattccttgtcggttcctgattccaaaaacatatagatatgatatgtttggattaaaaacacgctcagaaagttaaaacgaagagaggtacaaaaaagcgtgctatgcagcatagcgtaaccactaccccgctcttcttgtcaatttcactgcctatgccgtgagcggtggaccacgagtatacggtcttgctgcgttgcattgcgttc is part of the Littorina saxatilis isolate snail1 linkage group LG15, US_GU_Lsax_2.0, whole genome shotgun sequence genome and harbors:
- the LOC138948795 gene encoding uncharacterized protein, which codes for MSKMINIPVMATLTEATTPSEATTTTTEATTTTSEATTTTTEATTTTSEATTTTTEATTTTSEETITTTEATTTLSEATTTITEATTTTSKATTATSEPTTQSPKATTTIHEATTTTTAEATTTELVCQNGGTPNGDHCNCTIEYGGRSCHRRIRDCSELYERGFIGPEDVTYMIQPVGTPAPYPVWCQFRWGGVTYLLQRTDTSNFNKNYITLRDQGIGTDPLSLNYFAGLEKLHQFTFQADYQLNFNVRKSLNYWNFTIGPEATAYVIGYDQYDPKLPYIDGLAFSPPMKFSADGFDTNGCYTARGVPGWYGTDCSGYSFFTDGPFYWKYNASTTSALTKLRMQFVRSSPFYDE